In one window of Gossypium arboreum isolate Shixiya-1 chromosome 4, ASM2569848v2, whole genome shotgun sequence DNA:
- the LOC108460066 gene encoding uncharacterized protein LOC108460066: MKFFSELGSCYRPSTSHRDEDKASLRTTRHAERTITKSGGGSASSPSRYWRPVLQAIREDGKITEKRTPNKNKSKGKYTSKPYRVSHDENSYYSRNNNIEPMVIPAFSPTPFMF; encoded by the exons ATGAAGTTCTTCTCTGAATTAGGTTCCTGTTATCGCCCATCCACATCCCATAGAGATGAGGATAAGGCTTCTCTCCGCACCACCCGCCATGCAGAACGTACTATTACCAAGTCAGGCGGTGGCTCTGCCTCCTCACCAAGTCGATATTGGAGACCGGTTCTTCAAGCTATCAGGGAAGACGGTAAGATTACGGAAAAGAGAACTCCCAATAAAAACAAATCGAAAGGGAAATATACGTCTAAGCCTTACAGAGTTAGCCATGATGAGAATTCCTACTACTCCAG GAATAATAACATTGAGCCGATGGTTATACCTGCGTTCTCTCCGACACCCttcatgttttaa